A section of the Rossellomorea marisflavi genome encodes:
- a CDS encoding YdhK family protein, with the protein MKKYILVIGAAALLALAGCGNSPDSQSDKKESHDEHADMNHSGSAEMPEGLEEAANPEFETGSKVTIKADHMKGMDGAEGMVTGAYDTTAYVVDYKPTDGGEEVKDHKWVIQEEIKDAGDEELKPGTEVTLEADHMKGMKDAKATIVSAEKTTVYTVDYQPTDGGDMVKNHKWVVESELESE; encoded by the coding sequence ATGAAGAAATACATACTGGTAATCGGAGCCGCTGCTCTATTGGCACTGGCGGGATGCGGCAATAGCCCGGACAGTCAGTCGGATAAAAAGGAATCACATGACGAGCATGCGGATATGAACCATTCAGGTTCGGCCGAAATGCCCGAAGGACTTGAAGAAGCGGCAAACCCTGAATTCGAGACCGGAAGCAAAGTCACCATCAAGGCAGATCACATGAAGGGCATGGACGGGGCAGAAGGTATGGTCACCGGCGCCTATGATACCACTGCCTACGTCGTCGACTATAAGCCGACCGATGGAGGAGAAGAAGTGAAGGATCATAAGTGGGTGATCCAGGAAGAAATCAAAGACGCAGGGGACGAAGAACTCAAACCCGGCACCGAGGTCACCCTGGAAGCCGACCACATGAAAGGCATGAAAGATGCCAAAGCCACGATCGTCTCTGCGGAGAAAACAACGGTGTATACTGTTGACTATCAGCCAACAGATGGTGGAGACATGGTGAAGAATCATAAGTGGGTTGTAGAAAGTGAATTGGAGTCTGAATAA
- a CDS encoding VanZ family protein yields the protein MAGIWIYMEYFFNMLPRFFSNMENIEKTILSMAIAVLTIYVLLKLVLGMATKWDRYALLLAYFTVLIFGLLRPDGQYSNGTGDVSWNPIAFLSDIQGDPASQWVMVINLIIFVPMYFLLAVSNVLKGFKGRFLLFQGVAWTLEWMQHILNVGQFDLSDLLLYTVGFLIGYGIALPILKVGIGRYPVEAVRYRRFGRG from the coding sequence GTGGCAGGGATCTGGATTTACATGGAGTATTTCTTTAATATGTTGCCTCGGTTCTTTTCCAATATGGAGAATATCGAGAAGACAATTCTCTCCATGGCGATTGCTGTACTGACAATCTACGTTCTTCTGAAGTTGGTCTTGGGCATGGCTACGAAATGGGATCGGTACGCTCTGCTGCTCGCATACTTCACGGTCCTGATCTTCGGTCTGTTGAGGCCGGATGGGCAGTATAGCAACGGGACGGGTGATGTGTCATGGAATCCCATTGCTTTCTTGTCGGACATACAAGGGGACCCGGCCTCACAATGGGTCATGGTGATCAACCTGATCATCTTTGTTCCTATGTATTTTCTTCTCGCAGTTTCCAATGTGTTGAAGGGATTTAAGGGGCGATTCTTATTGTTCCAAGGTGTTGCCTGGACGTTGGAGTGGATGCAGCACATTCTGAATGTCGGACAGTTTGATCTGTCCGATCTGCTCTTATACACGGTCGGATTCTTGATTGGATACGGGATAGCCTTGCCTATCTTGAAAGTGGGGATTGGGAGGTATCCAGTGGAAGCGGTTCGGTACAGACGATTTGGAAGGGGATAA
- a CDS encoding iron-containing alcohol dehydrogenase: MSSSKLVFASLSYTGWGSLENLLPEVRKAEAKRILIVTDPQLVEIGLTRNVTVPLEEDGFDITLYTEVVPEPPLSVGEQLVAFTREGGFDLVIGMGGGSALDLAKMTAVLSQQEGRVEDYLNLSGTKEIQAKGLPKILLPTTAGTGSEVTNIAVLSLDSTKDVVTHDNLLADVAIIDPKLTLTVPPKVTAATGIDALTHAVEAYVSINASPTTDALSLHAIRLIAGSIRTAVRDGSNRQARIDMSYGSYIAGLAFFNAGVAGVHALAYPLGGQFHISHGESNAVLLPYVMGYIRKSCEGRMADVLEAIEGRSNDLSKEEASRKCVEELVRIVRDVGIPQRLSQFDIPESALEELTKDGVKQKRLLARSPMVLEEADIHRIYQAAYDGEVVEG, translated from the coding sequence ATGAGTAGTTCAAAACTAGTATTTGCGTCTCTTAGCTATACAGGGTGGGGATCGTTGGAGAACCTACTTCCTGAAGTGAGGAAGGCGGAGGCAAAGAGGATCCTCATTGTCACGGATCCGCAACTGGTCGAAATCGGGTTGACCCGGAATGTCACGGTACCCCTTGAGGAAGATGGATTCGACATCACCTTGTATACAGAAGTGGTGCCTGAGCCCCCGCTCTCTGTTGGGGAACAACTGGTGGCATTCACTAGGGAAGGAGGTTTCGACCTAGTGATCGGGATGGGGGGAGGGAGTGCTCTCGACCTGGCCAAGATGACTGCAGTTCTGTCTCAGCAGGAAGGGCGTGTAGAGGATTATCTGAATCTATCAGGCACGAAGGAAATCCAAGCGAAGGGACTTCCGAAGATCCTCCTCCCGACCACAGCGGGAACCGGTTCGGAAGTGACCAACATTGCCGTCCTCTCTTTAGATTCCACGAAGGATGTCGTGACCCATGACAACCTATTGGCGGACGTTGCCATCATTGATCCCAAACTCACGCTGACGGTGCCACCAAAGGTGACGGCGGCCACAGGGATCGATGCCCTGACCCATGCTGTCGAGGCATATGTCTCGATCAATGCAAGCCCTACAACGGACGCCTTGTCCCTGCATGCAATCAGGTTGATTGCCGGATCTATTCGTACGGCTGTAAGGGATGGTTCCAATCGGCAGGCACGCATTGATATGAGCTACGGAAGCTATATCGCGGGTCTTGCCTTCTTCAATGCAGGCGTAGCAGGTGTCCATGCCCTCGCCTATCCCCTTGGTGGTCAGTTCCACATTTCCCACGGTGAATCTAATGCCGTCCTCCTTCCTTATGTGATGGGGTATATCCGGAAGAGCTGTGAAGGGAGGATGGCAGACGTATTGGAAGCGATCGAAGGCAGGTCCAATGACTTGTCTAAGGAAGAAGCCTCAAGAAAATGCGTGGAAGAATTGGTTAGGATCGTCAGAGATGTCGGTATCCCACAGCGATTGTCCCAGTTCGATATCCCAGAATCAGCCCTTGAAGAGCTGACGAAGGACGGTGTGAAACAGAAGAGACTGTTAGCAAGGAGTCCGATGGTGCTGGAGGAAGCGGATATCCACAGGATTTATCAAGCGGCTTATGATGGAGAAGTCGTGGAAGGGTAA
- a CDS encoding VOC family protein: MKKATPFLMFQNADAEEAMTFYTSIIEDSEITSINRYGAEGPGEEGTVMTATFTIKGQEFMCIDSHIKHGFTFTPAFSIFLECSSEEEIDHVYEKLLDGGSALMPLGGYGFSQKFGWVNDRFGVSWQMTLI, translated from the coding sequence ATGAAAAAAGCCACCCCGTTCCTTATGTTCCAAAACGCCGACGCCGAAGAAGCCATGACGTTCTACACGTCCATCATAGAAGATTCGGAGATCACAAGCATCAACCGTTACGGAGCTGAAGGGCCTGGTGAGGAGGGTACCGTTATGACGGCTACTTTCACCATCAAGGGTCAGGAGTTCATGTGCATCGACAGTCATATCAAGCATGGATTCACCTTCACCCCTGCCTTCTCAATCTTCCTGGAGTGCAGCAGTGAAGAAGAGATCGATCACGTTTACGAGAAGCTTCTCGACGGCGGAAGTGCCCTCATGCCTCTTGGTGGTTATGGGTTCAGCCAGAAGTTCGGCTGGGTCAATGATCGATTCGGGGTATCATGGCAGATGACACTGATATAA
- a CDS encoding PH domain-containing protein translates to MEEKVWEERSRSPLIEKSNAINRRRSGYVYFPSKKDGWMGFLHLIILFLCFGLPVLSDEWVWIFVIPLVLGVVNLLIWFRTGYRVEAEEVVIYYGPITLRVPIQEIERVAFIKSPFVGPALSVDRIGITYSASKFLTVSPRNQEEFLQVLRESNPNLVVDRRD, encoded by the coding sequence ATGGAAGAAAAGGTGTGGGAAGAGCGGTCCCGTTCACCTCTTATCGAGAAGTCCAATGCCATTAATAGACGGAGGAGTGGTTACGTGTATTTCCCTTCAAAAAAAGACGGGTGGATGGGATTCCTTCATCTTATCATCCTGTTTCTCTGTTTCGGACTGCCGGTTTTATCCGATGAGTGGGTCTGGATCTTTGTAATCCCACTGGTGCTTGGTGTCGTGAACCTTCTTATCTGGTTCCGGACGGGTTATCGTGTAGAGGCGGAGGAAGTGGTGATATATTATGGTCCTATCACCTTACGGGTTCCCATCCAAGAGATTGAGAGAGTGGCTTTTATAAAGAGTCCGTTTGTGGGGCCGGCGCTTTCAGTGGACCGGATAGGGATTACCTACTCTGCCTCAAAGTTTCTGACGGTTTCCCCCAGGAATCAAGAGGAGTTCCTGCAGGTTTTGAGGGAATCAAATCCTAATCTGGTTGTAGATCGGAGGGACTGA
- a CDS encoding HAD-IIB family hydrolase encodes MHFIFDLDGTICFKGKPLSPAITRALHQLEEAGHRIVFASARPIRDMLPVLPKPFHSGTLIGGNGALISENGNITFSRAFSPTNVETLMSTLHEHQATYLIDGEWDYSYTGRTDHPILTNLDPHRLAKNIPVSEHPSIVKLLILSATEKESLLKKLGEMDLVLHLHAQEDVIDCSPKGIHKRAALSHLNITDYIAFGNDANDITMFKGARHAVMIGDHQALRPHCTESIPYTTEIEEDIIAKLMELSDAFAPERVTS; translated from the coding sequence ATGCATTTCATTTTTGATTTAGACGGAACCATCTGCTTTAAAGGAAAACCCCTCTCACCAGCCATAACCCGTGCACTCCATCAACTTGAAGAAGCCGGACACCGGATTGTATTCGCCTCGGCCAGACCCATCCGGGACATGCTCCCTGTCCTGCCAAAGCCTTTTCATAGTGGGACGCTGATCGGCGGGAACGGAGCACTGATTTCCGAAAACGGGAACATCACGTTTTCTCGGGCTTTTTCACCGACCAATGTCGAGACCCTGATGAGCACCCTTCATGAGCATCAAGCCACCTACCTGATTGACGGGGAGTGGGATTATTCGTATACGGGCAGAACCGATCACCCGATCCTGACCAACCTCGATCCTCATCGTCTTGCCAAGAATATACCCGTCAGTGAGCATCCCTCCATCGTGAAGCTGCTCATCCTTAGCGCAACTGAAAAAGAAAGCCTTCTGAAAAAGCTCGGAGAAATGGACCTCGTCCTCCACCTCCATGCACAGGAGGATGTGATTGACTGCAGCCCGAAAGGTATCCACAAGCGTGCAGCACTCTCTCACCTGAACATCACCGATTACATCGCCTTCGGTAACGACGCCAATGACATCACCATGTTTAAAGGTGCCAGGCACGCCGTCATGATCGGCGACCATCAGGCGTTACGCCCGCATTGTACTGAAAGCATTCCGTACACTACAGAAATAGAAGAGGATATCATCGCAAAGTTGATGGAATTGAGCGATGCCTTCGCACCAGAACGTGTCACATCCTAA
- a CDS encoding GNAT family N-acetyltransferase yields the protein MNIRQLDSQDYYEISPVINEWWGGRNMADMLPKVFFDHFQDTSFVMERGGRIVGFLVGFLSQSKKGEAYIHFVGVHPEYRQLGIGKALYEQFFAEASSRGCQKVRCLTSPVNTGSIAYHTRMGFKIEKGDKLTDSGIHVHSDYDGKGQDRVLFVKAF from the coding sequence ATGAACATTCGTCAATTAGATAGTCAGGATTATTATGAGATATCCCCGGTGATCAATGAGTGGTGGGGTGGAAGGAATATGGCCGACATGCTCCCGAAAGTCTTCTTCGACCACTTCCAGGATACAAGTTTCGTGATGGAACGGGGAGGCAGAATAGTGGGTTTCTTGGTCGGATTCCTCTCGCAGTCAAAGAAAGGGGAGGCCTATATCCACTTTGTTGGCGTTCACCCGGAATACCGTCAACTGGGGATTGGAAAGGCATTATATGAGCAATTCTTTGCCGAGGCAAGCAGTCGTGGCTGTCAAAAGGTGCGCTGCCTCACTTCCCCGGTGAATACGGGGTCGATTGCCTACCATACGAGAATGGGGTTCAAGATAGAGAAGGGGGATAAGCTGACGGACTCCGGTATCCATGTTCATTCTGACTATGATGGGAAGGGGCAGGATCGTGTGCTGTTTGTGAAAGCTTTTTAG
- a CDS encoding DUF4017 family protein, whose amino-acid sequence MFLFIWGGLLVLLVILISLLPKGRYLWVIPPAAYLTVVTIALLGKSSDPGYDVWGFKFAIAQFIAIPLFVITAGVIFFRLHWRKPNV is encoded by the coding sequence ATGTTTCTATTCATATGGGGCGGCCTTCTGGTTCTCCTCGTGATCCTCATCAGCCTTCTGCCCAAGGGCCGATATCTCTGGGTGATTCCTCCTGCCGCTTACCTCACCGTGGTGACCATCGCTCTTCTAGGTAAAAGCAGCGATCCCGGGTATGATGTATGGGGGTTCAAATTTGCGATTGCACAATTCATCGCCATCCCCCTTTTCGTCATAACAGCAGGTGTCATCTTTTTCAGATTGCATTGGCGGAAACCAAATGTGTGA